A portion of the Chaetodon trifascialis isolate fChaTrf1 chromosome 7, fChaTrf1.hap1, whole genome shotgun sequence genome contains these proteins:
- the wdr73 gene encoding WD repeat-containing protein 73, which produces MADMEETEFEDILDDWFIESLKTYKDLYVYQLESPTQVIEWTSGTTVCVAGFSSYKNEILELRLPPKLFADENKGLCAERDFRVVHGGFTDGPVRCLRHVPGTRCVVTNDGLSSDLQVWDLGGDDGDMIRRTGSVEGGRSVSQRGSRIAARLSSQPQVLHGAQSDDVRLTQLTSGQPLLKLEMDSADPLSSLHFVSDAVVLAGCCNGNVYIADTRTSAAPQLSPPPASSDESVLWWTDASTGPSCSDLSSCRIVRLSSSGQSVISDLRNPGGAVSRAQLDVQSARRILDDVRVSWAPALRDCIAVSGFSGAVQIYNTSTWTPELQETRPLFEHRGHAVTSQSDDGAPLFATSHAWHPERPRTLLSAASDGSVHVWDWVDQPAADGPTVQFT; this is translated from the exons ATGGCAGACATGGAAGAAACAGAGTTTGAAGATATTTTGGATGACTGGTTTATCGAGTCCCTGAAAAC GTACAAAGATCTTTATGTGTATCAGCTGGAAAGTCCCACCCAGGTCATCGAGTGGACATCAGGGACGA CCGTGTGCGTCGCAGGATTCAGCTCGTATAAAAATGAAATTCTGGAGCTGCGTTTGCCTCCGAAACTCTTCGCCGATGAGAACAAG ggtcTCTGCGCAGAACGAGACTTCAGAGTCGTCCACGGGGGCTTCACGGACGGTCCGGTTCGCTGCCTCAGACACGTCCCAGGAACGAG GTGTGTCGTCACCAATGACGGCCTGAGCTCAGACCTTCAGGTGTGGGACCTCGGAGGAGACGACGGCG ATATGATCAGAAGAACAGGAAGCGTGGAGGGCGGGAGGAGCGTTtcacagagaggcagcaggatcGCGGCTCGACTCTCGTCTCAGCCTCAAGTTCTTCACGGAGCTCAGAGCGACGACGTCCGGCTGACTCAGCTGACCTCAGGACAGCCGCTGCTCAAGCTCG AGATGGACTCGGCGgatcctctcagctctctgcattTTGTGAGTGACGCAGTCGTCCTCGCCGGCTGCTGTAATGGGAACGTTTACATCGCCGACACTCGGACGTCCGCCGCTCCTCAGCTTTCACCTCCGCCCGCGTCTTCAGATGAGTCTGTCCTCTGGTGGACAGACGCCTCCACGGGTCCATCCTGTTCAGATCTGTCCAGCTGCAGGATCGTCAGACTCTCCTCATCCGGACAGTCGGTGATTTCAGACCTGAGGAACCCGGGAGGAGCTGTGAGTCGGGCTCAGCTGGACGTCCAATCAGCTCGCCGCATCCTGGATGATGTCAGAGTATCGTGGGCTCCGGCGCTGCGGGACTGTATCGCCGTGTCAG GCTTCAGTGGGGCGGTGCAGATCTACAACACCTCCACCTGGACACCAGAGCTGCAGGAAACTCGCCCGCTGTTCGAGCATCGCGGCCACGCGGTTACATCGCAGTCGGATGATGGCGCCCCCCTCTTCGCCACCTCCCACGCCTGGCATCCCGAGCGGCCGCGGACGCTGCTGTCGGCGGCCTCGGACGGCTCCGTCCACGTGTGGGACTGGGTCGACCAACCAGCTGCTGACGGTCCGACGGTCCAGTTCACCTGA